A region of Esox lucius isolate fEsoLuc1 chromosome 3, fEsoLuc1.pri, whole genome shotgun sequence DNA encodes the following proteins:
- the LOC117594244 gene encoding butyrophilin-like protein 1, producing the protein MAESRDHNQFKLITTERNIRGDVGDDVTLPCHLSPETSAVTMTIRWFRRTECIYLYKNGQVTERSYYEDRLSLITQEMERGNVSLRMKNIKESDSEDYICQVIHGEQKEEVALCLDVIRGDMLVAWRGSEISSSRSMLRDSGGSRWRFLCELIFICLVVY; encoded by the exons ATGGCAGAGTCCAGAGATCATA ATCAGTTTAAACTCATCACCACTGAGAGAAACATTCGGGGTGATGTTGGTGATGATGTCACCCTCCCCTGTCACCTCTCCCCTGAGACCAGTGCTGTTACCATGACAATCAGGTGGTTTAGGAGGACAGAGTGTATTTACCTGTATAAGAATGGTCAGGTGACAGAGAGGAGTTACTATGAGGACAGACTGAGTCTGATCAcccaggagatggagagaggaaatgTGTCTCTGAGGATGAAAAACATCAAGGAGTCAGATTCTGAAGACTACATCTGTCAGGTCATCCATGGAGAACAGAAGGAGGAGGTTGCATTGTGTTTAGATGTTATTAGAG GAGATATGTTAGTTG CCTGGAGGGGATCAGAAATTTCTTCATCGA GAAGTATGTTACGGG ATAGTGGGGGATCACGATGGCGTTTTTTATGTGAgttaatatttatttgtcttGTTGTTTATTGA